A region from the Vicinamibacterales bacterium genome encodes:
- a CDS encoding CDP-alcohol phosphatidyltransferase family protein: MATLGPIFTPANQLTLMRMLLIPAFVILLVYGYRGWAVVTFLAAGVTDLFDGLIARMTGEKTVLGAWLDPMADKMLLVTMFVMLTLPDIGGPNRLPLWFTVLVISRDVAIVATVAVVNLAIGPRTFRPSMYGKVATALYIVTGVAALYFNYLEQPSLVVQALIYASLAITFISAGHYAFQVFRMVH, translated from the coding sequence ATGGCCACTCTCGGACCGATCTTCACGCCCGCCAACCAGCTGACCCTCATGCGGATGCTGCTCATCCCGGCATTCGTGATCCTGCTCGTGTACGGCTACCGGGGCTGGGCGGTCGTGACCTTCCTCGCGGCCGGCGTGACCGACCTGTTCGACGGCTTGATCGCCCGGATGACCGGGGAGAAGACGGTGCTCGGCGCCTGGCTCGATCCGATGGCGGACAAGATGCTGCTGGTCACGATGTTCGTGATGCTGACGCTTCCGGACATCGGCGGGCCGAACCGGCTGCCCCTCTGGTTCACCGTCCTCGTGATCTCGCGGGACGTCGCCATCGTCGCTACCGTCGCGGTGGTCAACCTGGCGATCGGGCCGCGCACCTTCCGCCCCTCCATGTACGGCAAGGTTGCCACGGCGCTCTACATCGTGACCGGCGTGGCCGCGTTGTATTTCAACTACCTCGAGCAGCCTTCGCTGGTGGTCCAGGCGCTGATCTACGCGTCGCTGGCGATCACTTTCATCTCGGCCGGGCATTACGCCTTTCAGGTCTTTCGCATGGTGCACTGA
- a CDS encoding tetratricopeptide repeat protein: MRRRAAVALVLLFALAACAKKPATLPAPGAPRFADFIYPAGPSTLGSPETWESHQAAWAALQAGDPRTADRSFSALLKQSPGFYPASAGLGYAALARKDTQSALAHFDRALQANPTYVPALAGRGEALLAAGRADAALEAFEAALAADPALTSLRSRVDVLKFRNVQQHIESARKAADANKTEDARREYLAAIAASPQSAFLYRELAVVERKSGDTASALVHAEQAVALDAADVRALMLIAELREAAGDWARAADAYAAVNAVEPGEAVGAKIEAMREKAAFDALPAEYRGIETSETVTRAQLAALLGVRLEELLRGTRSANVAVMTDVRGSWAAPWILAVARARVMEPFSNHTFQPSAIVRRGDLAQAVSRVLALIALEKPRLAARWRDPRPKLADVSPGHLQYPAVARAVSSGVLSTADGEAFHLSRPVTGAEAVEAVTRLAALARR; the protein is encoded by the coding sequence ATGCGCAGGCGTGCCGCCGTTGCGCTCGTGCTCCTGTTCGCGCTGGCCGCGTGCGCGAAGAAGCCGGCAACGCTGCCCGCCCCCGGAGCGCCGCGGTTCGCCGACTTCATCTATCCTGCCGGACCGTCCACGCTGGGGTCGCCGGAGACGTGGGAGAGCCATCAGGCCGCGTGGGCGGCCTTGCAGGCGGGCGATCCCCGCACCGCAGACCGGAGCTTCAGCGCGCTGCTGAAACAGTCGCCCGGGTTCTATCCCGCGTCGGCGGGGCTTGGCTATGCGGCGCTGGCGCGAAAGGACACGCAATCGGCGCTCGCGCATTTCGACCGGGCGCTGCAGGCGAACCCGACCTACGTGCCGGCGCTCGCCGGGCGCGGCGAGGCGCTGCTCGCCGCCGGCCGCGCCGATGCGGCGCTGGAGGCGTTCGAGGCCGCGCTCGCCGCCGACCCGGCGCTCACGTCCCTGCGCAGCCGCGTCGACGTCCTCAAGTTCCGCAACGTCCAGCAGCACATCGAGAGCGCGCGCAAGGCCGCGGACGCCAACAAGACGGAGGACGCGCGGCGGGAATACCTGGCGGCGATTGCCGCGTCGCCGCAGAGCGCGTTCCTGTATCGCGAGCTCGCGGTGGTGGAGCGGAAGTCGGGAGACACGGCCTCCGCGCTGGTGCACGCCGAGCAGGCAGTGGCGCTCGATGCGGCGGACGTGCGGGCGCTGATGCTGATCGCCGAACTGCGCGAGGCCGCCGGCGACTGGGCCAGGGCGGCTGACGCGTATGCGGCCGTGAATGCCGTCGAACCCGGCGAGGCCGTCGGCGCGAAGATCGAGGCGATGCGCGAGAAGGCGGCGTTCGACGCGCTGCCGGCGGAATACCGCGGGATCGAAACGTCCGAGACCGTCACCCGCGCCCAGCTCGCCGCGCTGCTCGGCGTCCGGCTCGAGGAGCTGCTGCGCGGCACCCGCTCGGCCAACGTTGCCGTCATGACCGACGTCCGGGGCAGCTGGGCGGCGCCGTGGATCCTGGCGGTCGCCCGGGCCCGCGTCATGGAGCCGTTTTCCAACCACACGTTCCAGCCGTCGGCGATCGTCCGCCGCGGCGACCTGGCGCAGGCGGTCAGCCGCGTGCTGGCGCTGATCGCGCTCGAGAAGCCCCGGCTCGCCGCGCGCTGGCGCGATCCGCGGCCGAAGTTGGCGGACGTCTCACCCGGCCATCTGCAGTATCCGGCGGTGGCGCGCGCCGTTTCGTCAGGGGTGCTGAGCACGGCGGACGGGGAGGCATTTCACCTGTCGCGCCCCGTCACCGGCGCCGAGGCGGTGGAGGCCGTGACCCGGCTCGCCGCGCTCGCAAGACGATGA
- the hflX gene encoding GTPase HflX, with the protein MKERAALVGLFKDSPRHFDPEHALEELAGLAEAANAEVVLRVQQERAKPDPATFLGKGKIEMLAAAAAEARVDVVIFDNELTPAQLRNVEDAIDRRVIDRTQLILDIFARRARTREGKLQVELAQLRYLMPRLVGSSDALSRQGGGIGTLGPGETKLETDRRRIRHRVSVIAKEIEAVRQRRSQLRERRHKAAVPTVALVGYTNAGKTTLFNSLTGDNAVASNALFVTLDPLVRRVKLPDRRELLVSDTVGFIDRLPHSLVAAFRATLEEVAEADLLLHVIDAAAPDRERRMAAVSAVLAEVGAQRVPCIDVFNKADQLDDGEKARIAALYPRALCVSALTGAGRDEVIAAMETKLAFDTTTVTFEFDPQNPADRAHIGDLYRFGRILRHVASDTSVVIEVELPRRLLARFQRETAQAAAEFVPRRARA; encoded by the coding sequence ATGAAAGAGCGGGCCGCGCTCGTCGGTTTGTTCAAGGATTCCCCGCGACACTTCGATCCCGAACATGCGCTCGAGGAGCTGGCGGGCCTCGCCGAAGCGGCGAACGCCGAGGTCGTGCTGCGCGTCCAGCAGGAGCGCGCCAAACCGGATCCCGCCACCTTTCTCGGCAAAGGAAAGATCGAGATGCTGGCCGCGGCCGCGGCCGAGGCCCGCGTCGACGTCGTCATCTTCGACAACGAGCTGACGCCGGCGCAGCTGCGCAACGTCGAGGATGCGATCGATCGCCGCGTCATCGACCGCACCCAGTTGATCCTCGACATCTTTGCCCGCCGGGCGCGGACGCGCGAAGGCAAGCTGCAGGTGGAACTGGCCCAGCTCCGCTACCTGATGCCGCGCCTGGTCGGCTCGTCGGACGCGCTGTCCCGGCAGGGAGGCGGCATCGGCACGCTGGGCCCCGGCGAAACCAAGCTGGAGACCGACCGCCGGCGGATCCGCCACCGCGTCAGCGTCATCGCGAAGGAGATCGAAGCGGTGCGGCAGCGGCGCTCGCAGCTCCGCGAGCGCCGGCACAAGGCGGCGGTACCGACGGTAGCGCTCGTCGGCTACACGAACGCCGGCAAGACGACGCTGTTCAACTCGCTCACCGGCGACAACGCGGTGGCGTCGAACGCGCTGTTCGTCACGCTGGATCCGCTGGTCCGCCGCGTCAAGCTGCCGGATCGGCGCGAGCTGCTGGTGTCCGACACCGTCGGGTTCATCGATCGGCTGCCGCACTCGCTGGTGGCGGCGTTCCGGGCCACGCTCGAGGAGGTCGCCGAGGCGGATCTGCTGCTGCACGTGATCGATGCCGCCGCTCCCGATCGCGAGCGGCGCATGGCGGCGGTCAGCGCCGTGCTCGCAGAAGTGGGGGCGCAGCGCGTCCCCTGCATCGACGTCTTCAACAAGGCGGACCAGCTCGACGACGGGGAGAAGGCGAGGATTGCGGCGCTCTATCCGCGCGCGCTCTGCGTGTCGGCGCTCACCGGCGCCGGCCGCGACGAGGTGATCGCGGCGATGGAGACGAAGCTCGCGTTCGACACCACGACCGTGACGTTCGAATTCGATCCGCAGAATCCCGCCGATCGCGCGCACATCGGCGATCTGTACCGCTTCGGGCGCATTCTGCGGCATGTCGCGTCGGATACGAGCGTGGTCATCGAAGTCGAGCTGCCGCGACGGCTGCTGGCTCGCTTCCAGCGTGAGACGGCGCAGGCCGCGGCCGAGTTCGTACCGCGGCGGGCGCGAGCCTAG
- a CDS encoding L-threonylcarbamoyladenylate synthase, with amino-acid sequence MPLILPLGDGRDADAAIQRAADLIRQGFVVAYPTDTLYGLAADPRNASAVRRLFQLKGRPETSAFTLIAADVDQARDAGQMNAAAERLAARWWPGPLTIVIPARAVLAPETLAGGRTVGIRVPDHPAAVALARAAGFCITATSANRSGSPAVSDADAAAAALPGVDAVLDAGAAPGGPPSTIVDASAEPLTLVRAGAVPWDRVLRSLGSDGRGSTD; translated from the coding sequence ATGCCGCTGATCCTGCCGCTCGGCGACGGCCGCGACGCGGACGCGGCCATTCAGCGGGCCGCGGACCTGATCCGGCAGGGATTCGTGGTGGCGTATCCCACCGACACGCTGTATGGCCTCGCCGCGGATCCGCGAAATGCGTCTGCCGTACGGCGGCTGTTCCAGTTGAAAGGGAGGCCGGAGACCTCGGCGTTCACTTTGATCGCCGCCGACGTGGACCAGGCGCGCGACGCCGGGCAGATGAACGCCGCGGCGGAACGGCTGGCGGCGCGCTGGTGGCCCGGTCCGCTGACGATCGTGATTCCCGCGCGCGCGGTGCTGGCGCCGGAGACGCTCGCCGGCGGACGTACTGTCGGGATTCGCGTGCCGGACCATCCCGCCGCGGTGGCGCTCGCCCGTGCCGCCGGATTCTGCATCACGGCGACCAGCGCGAACCGCTCGGGTTCGCCGGCCGTCTCGGACGCCGATGCTGCCGCCGCGGCGCTGCCCGGGGTGGACGCCGTGCTCGACGCCGGCGCCGCTCCCGGCGGGCCGCCGTCCACCATCGTCGACGCATCGGCAGAGCCGCTGACGCTGGTCCGCGCCGGCGCGGTGCCGTGGGACCGCGTGCTAAGATCTCTGGGGTCGGACGGACGCGGAAGTACAGATTGA
- a CDS encoding MFS transporter gives MTYARNLFAVTSASFIGFMGFTLVMPFLPLYFNQLGVHDVGRVAMWSGLSLGVTPALTAMLAPFWGRLADRFGRKIMVERSLASFVVVMSAMAFVTQPWHVFALRVIQGFFAGYGALTLTMAADSAPKGRMAQAIGTVQTAQRLGPAMGPVFGGTIAAFVGLQHAFFVAAAFYFVALAVVFVMYTDPPGSRARDDAGAADETARPVTFRSVLAFENFVLMAVVIFGLQFVDRSFGPVLPLHVGALGTPAARIPFVSGVLFSIAAGTGAIGHHYCARLLRRYSATQVIAASCGVAAIGALPYTVAGGIGWLFAATPVFGLAIGVATTAAYTAAAAVIPANVRGTGFGLLTTASLIGLAVSPVVCGFLAGTSIRAVFGLDVIGLAALAAAVHRLGGNGDRAPKGPAAEEPVPENL, from the coding sequence ATGACCTACGCCCGCAACCTGTTTGCGGTGACCTCCGCCTCGTTCATCGGCTTCATGGGCTTCACGCTGGTGATGCCCTTCCTGCCGCTCTATTTCAATCAGCTCGGCGTGCACGACGTCGGCCGGGTCGCGATGTGGTCGGGGCTGAGCCTCGGCGTCACGCCGGCGCTCACCGCGATGCTGGCGCCGTTCTGGGGCCGGCTCGCCGACCGCTTCGGCCGCAAGATCATGGTCGAGCGGTCGCTCGCCAGCTTCGTCGTGGTCATGTCGGCGATGGCGTTCGTCACCCAGCCCTGGCATGTGTTCGCGCTGCGCGTGATCCAGGGATTCTTCGCCGGCTACGGCGCCCTGACTTTGACGATGGCGGCCGACTCGGCGCCGAAGGGACGGATGGCGCAGGCGATCGGCACGGTGCAGACCGCGCAGCGGCTCGGACCGGCGATGGGGCCGGTCTTCGGCGGGACCATCGCCGCGTTCGTCGGCCTGCAGCACGCGTTCTTCGTCGCCGCGGCGTTCTATTTCGTCGCGCTGGCGGTGGTGTTCGTCATGTACACCGATCCGCCCGGCTCGCGCGCCAGAGACGACGCCGGCGCGGCGGACGAGACGGCGCGTCCGGTGACGTTCCGCAGCGTGCTGGCGTTCGAGAACTTCGTGCTGATGGCGGTGGTCATCTTCGGCCTGCAGTTCGTCGATCGGAGCTTCGGGCCGGTGCTGCCGCTGCACGTCGGCGCGCTCGGCACGCCCGCGGCGCGAATCCCGTTCGTGTCGGGCGTCCTGTTTTCGATCGCGGCGGGCACCGGCGCGATCGGCCATCACTACTGCGCGCGGCTGCTGCGGCGCTACAGCGCCACGCAGGTGATTGCGGCGTCGTGCGGCGTCGCGGCGATTGGCGCGCTCCCGTATACGGTGGCCGGGGGCATCGGCTGGCTGTTCGCCGCGACTCCCGTCTTCGGCCTGGCGATCGGCGTGGCGACGACCGCCGCCTATACCGCCGCCGCGGCGGTGATCCCGGCAAACGTGCGCGGGACGGGTTTCGGCCTGCTGACGACGGCGTCGTTGATCGGCCTGGCGGTCAGTCCGGTGGTGTGCGGGTTTCTTGCCGGAACGTCAATCCGCGCCGTGTTCGGCCTCGACGTGATCGGACTTGCAGCACTGGCGGCCGCCGTGCATCGTCTGGGCGGCAACGGGGATCGGGCGCCGAAGGGGCCGGCGGCCGAGGAGCCGGTGCCGGAGAATCTGTGA
- the glpX gene encoding class II fructose-bisphosphatase, with amino-acid sequence MNSDLSLDFLRVVEQAAIACAHTMGQGDAHKSDAAAVEAMREALDTVMIDGTIVIGEGERDQAPMLYIGEKVGLGAKGKLPWGMLPTVDIAVDPLEGTNLCATGAANAIAVLAASSRGGLLHAPDLYMEKLVVGPSSKDAVSLDATPADNLAGIARSLGRDVEDLVVVVLDRPRHEQLIAQIRATGARIRLIGDGDLSAGIAAAVVGTGVHAVMGTGGAPEGVLTAAAMRCLNGEIYARLVLRKPEDGERLRKMGVPDPRKIYTSKELASGDGIIFAATGVTDGSLMRGVRFFGDGTRTSSIVMQSDPPRIRFIDTIHVESHKDVRIRF; translated from the coding sequence ATGAACTCCGATCTCTCGCTCGATTTCCTGCGCGTCGTCGAACAGGCGGCCATCGCCTGCGCGCATACGATGGGGCAGGGGGACGCGCACAAGTCCGACGCGGCCGCGGTCGAGGCGATGCGCGAAGCCCTCGACACCGTCATGATCGACGGCACCATCGTCATCGGCGAAGGGGAGCGCGACCAGGCGCCGATGCTCTACATCGGCGAGAAGGTCGGCCTCGGCGCGAAGGGGAAGCTGCCGTGGGGCATGCTGCCGACCGTCGACATCGCGGTCGATCCGCTCGAAGGGACCAACCTGTGCGCCACCGGCGCCGCCAACGCGATCGCGGTGCTCGCCGCCTCGAGCCGCGGCGGGCTGCTGCACGCGCCCGATCTCTACATGGAGAAGCTGGTCGTCGGTCCCAGCTCGAAGGACGCGGTCAGCCTCGACGCGACGCCGGCCGACAACCTCGCCGGCATCGCGCGGTCGCTCGGCCGCGATGTCGAGGACCTCGTCGTCGTCGTGCTCGATCGTCCGCGCCATGAGCAGCTGATCGCGCAGATCCGCGCCACCGGCGCGCGCATCCGGCTGATTGGCGACGGCGACCTGTCGGCGGGAATTGCCGCCGCCGTCGTCGGCACCGGCGTGCACGCGGTGATGGGGACCGGCGGCGCGCCGGAAGGGGTGCTCACCGCCGCCGCGATGCGCTGCCTGAACGGCGAGATCTACGCCCGCCTGGTCCTCAGAAAGCCGGAGGACGGGGAGCGCCTCCGCAAGATGGGCGTCCCGGATCCCAGGAAGATCTACACCTCGAAGGAGCTGGCGTCGGGCGACGGCATCATCTTCGCCGCCACCGGGGTGACGGACGGCTCGCTGATGCGCGGCGTGCGGTTTTTCGGCGACGGCACCCGCACCAGCTCGATCGTCATGCAGAGCGATCCGCCGCGCATCCGCTTCATCGACACGATTCATGTCGAGTCGCACAAGGATGTTCGCATCCGCTTCTGA
- a CDS encoding acyl-CoA dehydrogenase family protein yields MLDFDLTEEQRLLEQSVREWGAREVLPKIHDLDREHRFDRGILPQMADLGLLGASVPVDYGGAGMDYVSLGIISEELEYVDTSLRVIMSVHAGLNCLSLLTWGTEDQKQRYLVPQAQGRKIATYGLTEPAAGSDVRGMQTTAVKKGDRYFLTGEKMWISLADVADNFLVFGWTDLEKKKQKDPSGISAFIVERAFKGFSSGTLKEKWGILAGNTGYFKMDDVEVPEANLVGKPGEGFKIAMFALDQGRYTVAAGATGLIRACRDASVRYAKQRKTFGVEIGQHQLVKEMIAQMESDYQAARLLWMRAGFLKNRGRRNTRETGLAKWFATVASERAAGDCVQVHGANGYSDEYPAGRFYRNCKGAVIYEGTREIHKIMQADYLLGYRVDKPTRCELPAHTQV; encoded by the coding sequence ATGCTCGATTTCGATCTGACAGAGGAACAGCGGCTGCTGGAGCAGTCGGTCCGGGAGTGGGGGGCGCGCGAGGTGCTCCCGAAGATTCATGACCTCGATCGGGAGCACCGTTTCGATCGCGGCATCCTGCCGCAGATGGCCGATCTGGGGCTGCTGGGCGCGTCGGTGCCGGTGGACTACGGCGGCGCCGGGATGGACTACGTCAGCCTCGGCATCATCAGCGAGGAGCTCGAATACGTCGACACGTCGTTGCGCGTGATCATGTCGGTGCATGCTGGGTTGAACTGCCTGTCGCTGCTCACGTGGGGCACCGAGGACCAGAAGCAGCGCTACCTCGTGCCGCAGGCGCAGGGGCGCAAGATCGCGACCTATGGACTGACCGAGCCCGCCGCCGGCAGCGATGTCCGCGGCATGCAGACGACGGCGGTGAAGAAGGGGGATCGCTACTTCCTCACCGGCGAGAAGATGTGGATCTCGCTGGCCGACGTCGCCGACAACTTCCTCGTCTTCGGCTGGACCGATCTCGAGAAGAAGAAGCAGAAGGACCCCTCCGGCATCAGCGCCTTCATCGTCGAGCGCGCGTTCAAGGGCTTCTCCAGCGGCACGCTGAAAGAGAAGTGGGGGATCCTCGCCGGCAATACCGGCTACTTCAAGATGGACGACGTGGAGGTGCCCGAGGCGAACCTGGTCGGCAAGCCCGGCGAGGGCTTCAAGATCGCCATGTTCGCCCTCGACCAGGGGCGCTACACCGTGGCGGCCGGCGCCACCGGGCTGATCCGCGCCTGCCGCGACGCCAGCGTCAGATACGCGAAGCAGCGCAAGACCTTCGGCGTCGAGATCGGCCAGCACCAGCTGGTCAAGGAAATGATCGCGCAGATGGAGAGCGACTACCAGGCCGCCCGTCTGCTGTGGATGCGCGCCGGATTCCTCAAGAACAGGGGGCGCCGCAACACCCGCGAGACCGGGCTCGCCAAGTGGTTCGCGACGGTCGCCTCCGAGCGCGCCGCGGGTGATTGCGTGCAGGTGCACGGCGCCAACGGGTATTCCGACGAGTATCCCGCCGGCCGCTTCTACCGCAACTGCAAGGGGGCGGTGATCTACGAGGGCACGCGCGAAATCCACAAGATCATGCAGGCGGACTATCTGCTCGGGTACCGCGTCGACAAGCCGACCCGGTGCGAACTGCCGGCGCACACACAGGTATGA
- a CDS encoding four helix bundle protein, whose product MAGVRRFQDLDCWKLARMVRREVVRLTGTAPVCSDYKFVAQIRDAARGGTRNIAEGFSRFIPSEILRFLAYAKSSLDETADALLDGLDSHYWSESDYNRARSLLKRTQGAIRGWWRYLESPEAARFYEGHRTRIEAEIKAGLRRPPKNPESRPWRTGRTRRTQNPQNPNP is encoded by the coding sequence ATGGCTGGAGTGCGGCGGTTTCAGGATCTCGATTGCTGGAAGCTCGCGCGGATGGTGCGGCGCGAAGTGGTGCGGCTGACCGGCACGGCGCCGGTGTGCAGCGACTACAAGTTCGTCGCGCAGATTCGCGACGCGGCGCGCGGCGGGACGCGGAACATCGCCGAAGGCTTCTCGCGCTTCATTCCCTCGGAGATTCTGCGCTTCCTGGCTTATGCCAAGTCATCGCTCGACGAAACAGCCGATGCGCTGCTTGACGGACTCGACTCGCATTACTGGTCGGAGTCCGACTACAACCGGGCCCGGTCACTGCTGAAGCGAACGCAAGGCGCGATTCGCGGCTGGTGGCGTTACCTGGAATCCCCGGAGGCGGCGCGATTCTATGAAGGGCATCGGACGCGAATCGAGGCGGAGATCAAGGCGGGCCTGAGGCGCCCGCCGAAAAACCCGGAGTCCCGGCCGTGGCGAACCGGTAGAACCCGCAGAACCCAGAACCCGCAGAACCCGAACCCGTAG
- a CDS encoding SAM-dependent chlorinase/fluorinase, whose amino-acid sequence MRPVIALLTDFGTADHYAGTMKGVILGICPDTTLVDITHDIPPHDVMAGALELAAAYKYFPAGTIFVAVVDPGVGSARRGVAVDTGEYRFVAPDNGVLTQVLREAPAKKIVELTERRYARPTVSRTFEGRDRFAPAAAWIAKGTQFAALGRAVADIQKLPIPVAETSADTVRGVVLRVDRFGNLVTNIDRKTVERLGQGGAITIDAGGQRVSRLVATYAELPADGVGALFGSTDHLELAAPSASAAERLQLGRGAEVTVGRQG is encoded by the coding sequence GTGCGCCCGGTCATTGCGCTGCTGACCGACTTCGGCACCGCCGATCATTACGCGGGGACGATGAAGGGGGTGATCCTCGGGATCTGCCCCGACACCACGCTGGTCGACATCACCCACGACATCCCGCCGCACGACGTCATGGCCGGCGCGCTCGAGCTCGCCGCCGCCTACAAGTACTTTCCGGCGGGCACCATCTTCGTCGCCGTCGTCGATCCGGGCGTCGGATCGGCGCGCCGCGGCGTTGCGGTCGACACCGGCGAGTACCGGTTCGTCGCGCCGGACAACGGCGTGCTGACGCAGGTGCTGCGGGAAGCGCCGGCGAAGAAGATCGTCGAGCTGACCGAGCGCCGCTACGCCCGGCCGACGGTGAGCCGCACCTTCGAAGGGCGCGATCGCTTCGCGCCGGCGGCGGCGTGGATCGCCAAGGGGACGCAGTTCGCCGCGCTCGGCCGCGCCGTCGCCGACATCCAGAAACTGCCGATCCCGGTGGCCGAGACGAGCGCGGACACCGTCCGCGGCGTCGTCTTGCGCGTCGATCGCTTCGGCAACCTGGTCACCAACATCGATCGCAAGACGGTCGAGCGCCTCGGCCAGGGAGGCGCGATCACCATCGACGCCGGCGGTCAGCGCGTGTCGCGCCTGGTCGCGACCTACGCCGAGCTGCCGGCGGACGGCGTGGGGGCCCTGTTCGGCAGCACGGATCACCTCGAGCTGGCGGCGCCGTCGGCCAGCGCAGCGGAGCGGCTCCAGCTTGGCCGCGGCGCGGAGGTCACGGTGGGGCGGCAGGGGTAG
- a CDS encoding class I SAM-dependent methyltransferase yields the protein MSISDLLKFGGKRSETPRLASLGDASAPKGPEQTIQSKALPKFISALSNHPGPLLIDFGPVIGTNVAFFGEQLGCKLFIEDLAAEIDKHTRGKTRDTLPDALAKRFTQADDSVDGVLCWDIFDFLEPAAAKALARQIVRVLRPGGAVMGFFCSTSKPMERVPFSKYEIVAANSSLRQRHHPGTGGPKFVMQNRDILRMFEGLAVAESFLLKSNTREILLRKRA from the coding sequence GTGTCAATCTCCGATCTCCTGAAGTTCGGCGGCAAGCGATCCGAGACGCCGCGGCTGGCGTCGCTGGGGGATGCTTCTGCGCCCAAGGGGCCGGAACAGACCATTCAGTCCAAGGCGCTGCCGAAGTTCATCAGCGCCCTGTCGAATCACCCGGGGCCGCTGCTGATCGATTTCGGTCCGGTCATCGGCACCAACGTCGCCTTTTTCGGGGAGCAGCTCGGCTGCAAGCTGTTCATCGAGGATCTCGCCGCCGAGATCGACAAGCACACGCGGGGCAAGACGCGCGACACGCTTCCCGACGCCCTGGCCAAGCGCTTCACGCAGGCCGACGACAGCGTCGACGGGGTGCTGTGCTGGGACATCTTCGACTTCCTCGAGCCGGCGGCGGCGAAGGCGCTGGCGCGCCAGATCGTCCGCGTGCTGCGGCCGGGCGGGGCGGTGATGGGCTTCTTCTGCAGCACCAGCAAGCCGATGGAGCGCGTGCCGTTCTCGAAGTACGAGATCGTCGCGGCGAACTCGTCGCTGCGCCAGCGGCATCATCCGGGCACCGGCGGACCGAAGTTCGTGATGCAGAACCGCGACATCCTGCGGATGTTCGAGGGGCTGGCGGTCGCGGAGTCGTTCCTGCTGAAGAGCAACACGCGCGAGATCCTGTTGAGGAAGCGAGCGTGA
- a CDS encoding polymer-forming cytoskeletal protein, with protein sequence MNIGKSVVIKGELTGSEDLTIEGHVEGKIELRQNVLTIGPNGKIKAQVFAKSVVILGEVTGNVTASEKVDLRDNGSVDGDIAAPRVAIAEGAHFRGSIDMQRTGGKGESKPAASASQASAPASQPATAAAGSR encoded by the coding sequence GTGAATATCGGTAAATCCGTCGTGATCAAGGGCGAGTTGACCGGGAGCGAGGACCTGACCATCGAAGGGCACGTCGAGGGGAAGATCGAGCTCCGGCAGAACGTGCTCACGATCGGGCCGAACGGCAAGATCAAGGCCCAGGTATTCGCGAAGTCGGTCGTGATTCTCGGCGAGGTGACGGGCAACGTCACGGCGAGCGAGAAGGTGGACCTCCGCGACAACGGCTCGGTCGACGGCGACATCGCCGCACCGCGCGTCGCGATTGCCGAAGGGGCGCACTTCCGCGGCAGCATCGACATGCAGCGGACGGGCGGCAAGGGGGAGAGCAAGCCGGCCGCCTCGGCCAGCCAGGCGTCGGCGCCGGCGTCGCAGCCGGCCACGGCTGCCGCAGGCTCACGCTAA